Part of the Micromonospora rhizosphaerae genome is shown below.
GACACCGAGCACGGCACGGTGGTCGTCGCGCAGCGCACCGGCCTGATCGCCCGGCGGATCGTGCAGCGGGCGCCGGTCGGCGCGCTGCTGGCCAAGGGCGAGCGCTTCGGGCTGATCCGGTTCGGCTCCCGGACCGACGTCTACCTCCCGGCGGACGCCGCCGAGCCGCTGGTCGGCCCGGGCGACAAGGTGGTCGGCGGCTCGACCGTGATCGCCCGCTGGGTCTGAGCCCGGACGCGCGAAGAGGGGCGTCGCGGTCGCGGCGCCCCTCTTCGCGTACGTCGGTGGATCAGGCGGTGTGGCGCTGGTGCAGCCAGAGCAGCGGACCGCTGACCAGGTAGCCCACCACCACCAGGGCGAAGGTGAGCCGGATGTCGACCAGCGCGCCGATCACCGGGGCCAGCCAGAGCCACGGCGGCAGCTTGACCAGCCGGGCGACCTTGGCGTACGGGAAGCTGGAGACCATGGCGACGCCGAGCAGCGCCACCCCGCCGACCATCACCAGGCCGGACACCGGCAGCCCGATCGCCACCGTCAGGGCCAGCACGGCGGCCGCCATGGTGGTGGGCACGCCGCAGAAGAACCGGCCGTCCTTCGGCGAGACGTTGAACCGGGCGAGCCGGATCGCGGCGCAGGCCGCCACGAGGGCGCAGGCCACCGCGGCGGCCGCCGGTGGGACCGAGCCGGCCAGCGAGGCGTAGACCACCACCGGGGCGGCGAGCCCGAACGAGCACATGTCGGCCAGCGAGTCCATCTGCGCGCCGAACGGGCTGGCCACGCCGAGCTTGCGGGCCAGTGCGCCGTCCAGGCCGTCGAAGGCGACGCAGGCGATCAGGCAGAGCGCCGCGACCCGGACCTCGCCCTGCATGGCCAGGAAGATGGCCAGCATGCCGAGCATCAGGCTGCTCAGCGTGCAGGCGTTCACCACGGCGAACTTCATCCGGCGGGCGGCCGTGCGATCACCCGGCAGCAGCGGGATGGACATCGGCGGCGCGTCGTCGACCGGCGACGTGGGGGCCAGCGCCGGGCTGACCGGCACCACGGCCTCGACCTCGGCGCGGTCGAACCGGTCGCGGCCGTACCGGCGGCGCTGCCGGTCGGTGTAGCGGTGGTCGGGCACGACCAGGTCGTTGCCGGGGACGGCGTCGACATCACGGCGACCCACCCGGACCAGCAGCACCTGGCGGGCAAACGTGCTGCTGCGGCGCAGCCGGCCCGCCCAGCGACGCCCTGCGGGGCGCGGACTGTCAGTCGTACGACGCCGGCGCCATGGGGCTCTCGGCACGCTTCCTCCATCACCGGATCGGCTGACCGCCACGAGGGCGGGTGTCCGGCTGTCTCGTGCCGGACCGCTTTCGGGCCCGGCAGCCGTTTGCGGAGTAACACCATTGCATAAGGGAACGGGGCTTGGCGATAGCTGCCGGCGGTACTTATATCTCCCTTAAACCGCGCGAACTGCCCTCATATTGCCATCTCGGGCGTCATCGCCCGTTTCCTCCGCCAATCCCAAGTCCCGACTGTACCGGAGGCGGCCCAGGTGGGCTCGACAAGTGGGCGCTACCACCCCGAGCGTCCGGTTGCCCGGGCCGCCACCTCGGTCATCCGCAGCCGGCTGACCCGCTCCGGAGCGAACCAGGCCGCCCTGGCGGTGGAGCCGCCGGCGAGTTCGGTCACCACCGCCTCGGTGGGGGCGTCCACCCGGACCCGGTAGATCACCCGGACCGAGTGCCAGTCCAACGGCCGTCCCTCGGGACCGAGCGCGGCGGGGTTGTGCAGGTTGTCGACGGCCATCAGGTCGACCACCCGACCGAGCTGGCCGGCCTCCTCGACCAGCTCCCGGAGCAGGCCTGCGGCCGGCTGCTCCCCGTGGTCGTGCCGCCGCCGGGCAGGTGCCACCGCCCGGCCCCCGGGTAACCCTCAGCGATCATGGTCAGCAGCACCCGGTCGGCCGGGTCGGTGACCAGCCCGTACGCGGCGAAGCGCTGGCGCCGGTCGGTGGCGGGCGGAGCGGCGTGCGCGGGCGGCAGGGCCCGGGGCAGGTCCCGCGGCAGGGGGCGCCACCGGAAGCCCGAGCAGCTCGGCGGTGAACGGCATCAGCGGCACTCCCGCCGCCTCGTCAGGGGTGAACCAGCGCAGCTCGTCGCTGCCGCCGGCCGGCTCCGGGCGGAGCTCGCCTCCCCGCGCCTCGACGTCGAACACCAGCCGGTCGGTGTGCACGATGACACCGGCGTCCCGGAAGGTGGCCACGTCGGCCACGGCGTCCCGCACCCCGGTCACGCGGACGGCCAGCCCGGTCTCCTCGGCGAACTCACGCACCACCGCGGCGGCGGGATGCTCGGCGTGCTTCAGCCCGCCGCCGGGCAGCTGCCACACTCCGGGGTACGGGCAGCCGGCGGATCCTCGGGCCAGAAGTACCCGCCCGTCGGCGTCCCCCAGCACCCCGTACGCCCCGATCCGCCGCCGCTGCTCCACCAGCTCCCCAATTCCCGCCTCCCGGCCCGTCCGGTTACCCCGTCGATCATGAATTTATTGCCCGCGAGGGTGTGGTGACGTTCGGGCTCATCGGTTGAGGGCGATCGCTACCCGGGGAGCAGGGGTTACCCGCGGCCT
Proteins encoded:
- a CDS encoding CDP-alcohol phosphatidyltransferase family protein — encoded protein: MRRSSTFARQVLLVRVGRRDVDAVPGNDLVVPDHRYTDRQRRRYGRDRFDRAEVEAVVPVSPALAPTSPVDDAPPMSIPLLPGDRTAARRMKFAVVNACTLSSLMLGMLAIFLAMQGEVRVAALCLIACVAFDGLDGALARKLGVASPFGAQMDSLADMCSFGLAAPVVVYASLAGSVPPAAAAVACALVAACAAIRLARFNVSPKDGRFFCGVPTTMAAAVLALTVAIGLPVSGLVMVGGVALLGVAMVSSFPYAKVARLVKLPPWLWLAPVIGALVDIRLTFALVVVGYLVSGPLLWLHQRHTA